The Pueribacillus theae genome window below encodes:
- a CDS encoding MetQ/NlpA family ABC transporter substrate-binding protein: MKKLFIVMLSAFLLVTAAACGNKDKEASGNKEEKKEITVGFGVGTYEDQFRNGILPILEEKGYKVNIKTFSQNMQVNPAMDEGSIDASIFQSTAYMEGINEEQNMNMTGIAFVPTAPQGLYSTRHASLDEVQDGTTVAFPNDPVNQERAARILEELGWIKVNEDAGTVDFNINSIKPGKYDIDVKVLDPAQILVSLDDVDFGVVNGNYIANAGRKITEALKIENTPEQHRIIVSINQENEDSQWAKDLKAAYESQEFEAYIKGEDKYDGFIMPEAWENN; this comes from the coding sequence ATGAAAAAACTATTCATCGTCATGCTTTCAGCTTTCTTATTGGTAACTGCCGCAGCCTGTGGTAATAAAGACAAAGAAGCTTCAGGAAATAAAGAAGAAAAGAAAGAAATTACGGTTGGATTTGGTGTCGGTACGTACGAAGATCAATTTCGAAACGGGATTTTGCCTATTTTAGAAGAAAAAGGATACAAAGTAAACATCAAAACATTTTCACAAAATATGCAAGTGAACCCCGCTATGGATGAAGGGTCAATTGATGCGAGCATCTTTCAAAGCACTGCATATATGGAAGGAATAAACGAGGAACAAAACATGAACATGACGGGAATTGCTTTTGTTCCAACAGCCCCACAAGGTTTGTATTCGACAAGACACGCTTCATTAGATGAAGTTCAAGACGGAACAACGGTTGCATTCCCAAATGACCCAGTGAACCAAGAACGTGCAGCACGTATTCTTGAAGAACTTGGATGGATCAAAGTTAATGAAGATGCTGGAACAGTAGACTTTAACATTAATAGTATCAAGCCAGGCAAGTATGATATCGATGTGAAAGTTTTAGATCCTGCGCAAATTCTTGTGTCGCTTGATGATGTCGATTTCGGTGTTGTCAACGGCAACTATATTGCCAATGCAGGCCGAAAAATAACCGAAGCTTTAAAAATAGAAAATACACCTGAACAACATCGGATTATTGTATCAATTAATCAAGAAAATGAAGACAGCCAATGGGCGAAAGATTTGAAAGCGGCTTATGAATCACAAGAATTTGAAGCGTATATAAAAGGTGAAGATAAATACGATGGGTTTATCATGCCTGAAGCTTGGGAAAATAACTAA
- a CDS encoding acyl-CoA dehydrogenase family protein, protein MDAFIKTEEQKRLIEKINELQPVFQEREAELDELGSFPFKNIENLKKINYHTLTLPKEYGGQGYGLYEFILAQEAISEGCGSTGLSIGWHNGIVLEYAENRHWQGLTADWLLKEISKGALINTLATENNAGSPTRGALPRTTSVIDGEELIINGEKTYASLSPVLDYFLVTATNEKEEVDTVVIPRGTPGVSINESWDMLAMRGTASHTLVLNHVRIPKDYVLKKHGQAKPKAMGWLLHIPACYLGIAAAARAYAVKFAASYVPLSLGKPIAETPNIRQAIGEMELELSTARHLLYGTIERYEHANNKENLNEALNITKIEVTHKAINIVDKAMKIVGSRALSASNPMHRYYLNVREGLYNPPMEDMIKAQLANKAIESFSKQNVHQ, encoded by the coding sequence ATGGATGCTTTTATAAAAACGGAAGAACAAAAACGACTAATTGAAAAAATAAACGAGCTTCAACCCGTCTTTCAGGAAAGAGAAGCTGAACTGGATGAGCTCGGCTCATTCCCTTTTAAAAATATCGAAAATTTAAAGAAAATCAATTACCATACATTAACATTGCCAAAGGAATACGGCGGCCAAGGATATGGGTTGTACGAGTTTATACTCGCTCAAGAAGCGATATCGGAAGGTTGTGGTTCCACTGGTTTATCGATTGGATGGCATAATGGAATCGTCCTCGAATACGCAGAAAACCGTCACTGGCAAGGACTTACGGCCGACTGGCTTCTAAAAGAAATAAGCAAAGGAGCCCTTATCAATACATTGGCTACGGAAAACAATGCCGGAAGTCCGACCCGTGGAGCATTGCCGCGAACAACATCCGTCATAGATGGCGAAGAATTGATCATCAATGGTGAAAAAACTTATGCTTCCCTTTCACCTGTCCTTGATTATTTTCTTGTCACTGCAACAAATGAAAAGGAAGAAGTTGACACTGTTGTCATTCCGAGAGGAACGCCAGGCGTCTCCATCAATGAATCATGGGACATGTTGGCAATGAGAGGAACAGCAAGCCACACGCTCGTTTTGAATCATGTGAGAATCCCTAAAGACTATGTTTTGAAAAAGCATGGGCAAGCAAAGCCAAAAGCGATGGGCTGGCTTCTCCATATTCCAGCTTGCTATCTTGGAATTGCCGCCGCTGCAAGAGCTTACGCCGTTAAGTTCGCCGCGTCTTATGTTCCTCTTTCACTCGGAAAACCAATTGCAGAAACGCCAAACATCAGGCAAGCAATCGGTGAAATGGAACTGGAACTCTCAACCGCAAGGCATCTTCTTTATGGGACAATCGAGCGGTATGAGCACGCCAATAATAAAGAAAATTTAAATGAAGCCCTTAACATTACAAAAATTGAAGTGACACATAAGGCCATTAATATCGTAGATAAAGCGATGAAAATCGTTGGTTCGCGAGCCTTATCCGCCTCAAACCCGATGCACCGCTACTATTTGAACGTAAGGGAAGGCTTATATAACCCTCCAATGGAAGACATGATTAAAGCCCAACTTGCCAATAAGGCGATAGAATCTTTCTCAAAGCAAAACGTTCATCAATAA
- a CDS encoding zinc-dependent alcohol dehydrogenase codes for MRAVTFQGTKDIQVEKVEAPSIEKPDDMIVRITSTAICGSDLHMYLGSMMTEKGFILGHEPMGIVEEVGSDVTRVKKGDRVVIPFNVACGGCFYCNNDMESQCDNANPNPHVDSGGYFGYTARYGDYLGGQAEYMRVPYGNFTPFVVPESCELEDEALLFMSDVLPTAYWSVESANVKQGDTVVVLGCGPVGLMTQKFAWMKGAKRVIAVDYLPYRIEKAVKMNQVEGLNFEQFDDIGNHIKELTRGGADIVIDCVGMDGKKSAVEMVEQKLKLQGGTLSAIEIAKNAVRKYGTIQLTGVYGSIYNMFPLGNLFERNITLKMGQAPVVHYMPMLYDMITKGELDPTEIITHKMPLEQASAAYKIFNNKEDRCIKVVLKP; via the coding sequence GTGAGAGCAGTAACATTCCAAGGGACGAAAGATATACAAGTGGAAAAGGTGGAAGCTCCCTCAATTGAAAAACCTGACGATATGATTGTTAGAATCACATCAACAGCGATATGCGGCTCTGATCTGCATATGTACCTTGGTTCAATGATGACTGAAAAAGGGTTTATCTTAGGCCATGAACCAATGGGGATTGTCGAAGAAGTTGGATCCGATGTTACGAGGGTAAAGAAGGGAGACCGAGTTGTTATTCCATTCAATGTTGCTTGTGGGGGATGTTTCTACTGCAACAATGATATGGAAAGCCAGTGTGACAATGCCAACCCGAATCCTCACGTCGATTCGGGGGGCTATTTCGGTTATACTGCACGCTATGGCGACTATCTTGGTGGACAGGCAGAATATATGCGGGTGCCTTATGGCAATTTCACTCCATTTGTCGTTCCGGAATCATGCGAGCTGGAGGATGAAGCGTTACTGTTTATGTCTGACGTTTTACCGACAGCTTATTGGAGTGTCGAAAGTGCAAACGTTAAGCAAGGCGATACGGTTGTTGTTCTTGGCTGTGGCCCGGTCGGTTTAATGACGCAAAAATTTGCATGGATGAAAGGTGCAAAACGGGTCATCGCGGTGGATTATCTCCCGTACCGAATCGAAAAAGCTGTGAAAATGAATCAGGTGGAAGGACTTAACTTTGAGCAATTTGATGATATCGGAAACCATATTAAAGAGTTGACTCGCGGTGGTGCCGACATTGTCATTGATTGTGTCGGAATGGATGGCAAGAAATCAGCCGTTGAAATGGTTGAACAAAAGTTAAAGCTGCAAGGTGGAACGTTGAGCGCAATAGAAATTGCTAAAAATGCTGTACGGAAATATGGAACGATTCAACTTACAGGCGTCTACGGTTCAATTTATAATATGTTCCCGCTTGGCAACTTGTTTGAACGAAACATCACACTTAAAATGGGACAAGCTCCTGTTGTCCATTATATGCCAATGCTGTATGACATGATTACAAAAGGCGAACTCGATCCGACAGAAATCATCACGCACAAAATGCCGCTTGAACAAGCAAGTGCCGCTTACAAAATTTTTAACAACAAGGAAGATCGTTGTATCAAAGTTGTGTTAAAACCTTAA
- a CDS encoding thioredoxin family protein: MKQLSSVEEYNQLKDQGKHIFLFTADWCPDCRVIEPVLPEIEQKFSEYEFLSVDRDKFIDLCAELDIFGIPSFIAYENGNELGRFVSKNRKTQKEIEDFIQSL; this comes from the coding sequence GTGAAACAACTATCATCAGTCGAAGAATATAATCAATTAAAAGATCAAGGAAAACATATCTTCCTTTTCACAGCTGATTGGTGTCCAGATTGCCGGGTTATCGAACCAGTCTTGCCTGAAATTGAACAAAAATTTTCAGAATATGAATTTCTCTCGGTTGATCGCGACAAATTTATTGATCTTTGTGCAGAGTTGGATATTTTCGGCATTCCAAGCTTTATTGCCTATGAAAACGGAAATGAGCTTGGCCGCTTCGTAAGCAAAAACCGAAAAACCCAAAAGGAGATTGAAGATTTTATTCAATCGCTTTAA